A single genomic interval of Lepidochelys kempii isolate rLepKem1 chromosome 13, rLepKem1.hap2, whole genome shotgun sequence harbors:
- the DUSP15 gene encoding dual specificity protein phosphatase 15 isoform X1 produces the protein MGNGMNKVLPGLYLGNFIDAKDLEQLSRNKITHIISIHESPQPLLQEMTYLRIPLPDTPEANIKKHFKECINFIHYCRLHGGNCLVHCLAGISRSTTIVVAYIMAVTELSWQEVLQAVRAVRPIANPNPGFRQQLEVFGHGPARKIHRHLEQRYGANTFNDEEEIRLLLPADREGTSRTDGPLQGLMPRSKDIKNTVPFLLRVKQTFSCIPTCLK, from the exons GTTCTCCCTGGACTTTACCTTGGGAACTTCATAG ATGCCAAAGATTTGGAGCAACTGAGCAGGAATAAGATCACCCACATTATTTCAATCCATGAATCTCCCCAGCCACTACTGCAG GAAATGACTTATCTTCGCATTCCTCTGCCAGATACACCCGAGGCCAACAT caagaagcacTTTAAAGAATGTATCAATTTTATCCACTACTGTCGCCTGCATGGAGGGAACTGCCTTGTTCACTG CCTTGCGGGGATCTCCCGGAGCACCACCATTGTTGTTGCCTATATCATGGCAGTGACAGAGCTAAGCTGGCAAGAGGTATTGCAGGCGGTAAGAGCAGTGCGACCGATTGCCAATCCCAACCCTGGCTTCAGGCAGCAGCTGGAGGTGTTCGGCCACGGCCCTGCACGAAAG ATTCACAGACACCTGGAGCAGAGATATGGAGCCAACACTTTCAATGACGAGGAGGAGATAAGGCTCCTGCTTCCAGCAGACAGAGAAGGCACATCCAGGACAGATGGACCCCTGCAGGGACTGATGCCAAGGAGCAAAGACATCAAGAACACAGTCCCCTTTCTGCTGCGGGTGAAGCAGACATTCTCCTGCATCCCCACCTGTTTGAAGTGA
- the DUSP15 gene encoding dual specificity protein phosphatase 15 isoform X2, whose protein sequence is MTYAKDLEQLSRNKITHIISIHESPQPLLQEMTYLRIPLPDTPEANIKKHFKECINFIHYCRLHGGNCLVHCLAGISRSTTIVVAYIMAVTELSWQEVLQAVRAVRPIANPNPGFRQQLEVFGHGPARKIHRHLEQRYGANTFNDEEEIRLLLPADREGTSRTDGPLQGLMPRSKDIKNTVPFLLRVKQTFSCIPTCLK, encoded by the exons ATGACAT ATGCCAAAGATTTGGAGCAACTGAGCAGGAATAAGATCACCCACATTATTTCAATCCATGAATCTCCCCAGCCACTACTGCAG GAAATGACTTATCTTCGCATTCCTCTGCCAGATACACCCGAGGCCAACAT caagaagcacTTTAAAGAATGTATCAATTTTATCCACTACTGTCGCCTGCATGGAGGGAACTGCCTTGTTCACTG CCTTGCGGGGATCTCCCGGAGCACCACCATTGTTGTTGCCTATATCATGGCAGTGACAGAGCTAAGCTGGCAAGAGGTATTGCAGGCGGTAAGAGCAGTGCGACCGATTGCCAATCCCAACCCTGGCTTCAGGCAGCAGCTGGAGGTGTTCGGCCACGGCCCTGCACGAAAG ATTCACAGACACCTGGAGCAGAGATATGGAGCCAACACTTTCAATGACGAGGAGGAGATAAGGCTCCTGCTTCCAGCAGACAGAGAAGGCACATCCAGGACAGATGGACCCCTGCAGGGACTGATGCCAAGGAGCAAAGACATCAAGAACACAGTCCCCTTTCTGCTGCGGGTGAAGCAGACATTCTCCTGCATCCCCACCTGTTTGAAGTGA
- the DUSP15 gene encoding dual specificity protein phosphatase 15 isoform X3, producing the protein MTYLRIPLPDTPEANIKKHFKECINFIHYCRLHGGNCLVHCLAGISRSTTIVVAYIMAVTELSWQEVLQAVRAVRPIANPNPGFRQQLEVFGHGPARKIHRHLEQRYGANTFNDEEEIRLLLPADREGTSRTDGPLQGLMPRSKDIKNTVPFLLRVKQTFSCIPTCLK; encoded by the exons ATGACTTATCTTCGCATTCCTCTGCCAGATACACCCGAGGCCAACAT caagaagcacTTTAAAGAATGTATCAATTTTATCCACTACTGTCGCCTGCATGGAGGGAACTGCCTTGTTCACTG CCTTGCGGGGATCTCCCGGAGCACCACCATTGTTGTTGCCTATATCATGGCAGTGACAGAGCTAAGCTGGCAAGAGGTATTGCAGGCGGTAAGAGCAGTGCGACCGATTGCCAATCCCAACCCTGGCTTCAGGCAGCAGCTGGAGGTGTTCGGCCACGGCCCTGCACGAAAG ATTCACAGACACCTGGAGCAGAGATATGGAGCCAACACTTTCAATGACGAGGAGGAGATAAGGCTCCTGCTTCCAGCAGACAGAGAAGGCACATCCAGGACAGATGGACCCCTGCAGGGACTGATGCCAAGGAGCAAAGACATCAAGAACACAGTCCCCTTTCTGCTGCGGGTGAAGCAGACATTCTCCTGCATCCCCACCTGTTTGAAGTGA